One Thalassotalea atypica DNA window includes the following coding sequences:
- a CDS encoding TolC family protein, producing the protein MPILSSCRIKAKLMPLLAIMTFQVFAAQQVTLEQAITLAQQNDPWSKGNDLKQSAIEARSIASLALADPKVSISATNLPTDNWDFDQEAMTQLKVGVSQMLPRGDVLKIKSAQLTTEAEKFPLLNANRNAQVEKQVTQLWLDAYLAQKTIRLINDDKGLFEQMVDIAKASYSTAVGKTRQQDVIRAQLELLRLDDRLVTEQQKLETAKAGLSEWFYQSNQENSSFYFQDAISNFSVDNTLPHLSLSNGQWLKNNTPSKSELAQLLVNHPVVLAVDVKQKVAKQGVELAQQQYQPQFGVNASYAYRDNAPNGTDRSDFFSVGVTFDLPLFTKNKQDKVVSASMADAEAINTEKLLLVRNMIAEVEKELRNLNRLSQRQTLYKSQLIKQTHEQAEAALTAYTNDDGDFAEVVRARIAQLNTTIAKVNIDVDALKTVSRLNYFLIPSTNNHLASSSELSDVK; encoded by the coding sequence ATGCCTATATTGAGTAGTTGTCGCATAAAGGCAAAATTGATGCCTTTATTAGCGATAATGACATTTCAAGTGTTTGCCGCCCAGCAGGTTACGCTAGAGCAAGCCATTACCCTTGCCCAGCAAAACGATCCATGGTCTAAAGGAAATGATTTAAAGCAATCGGCAATAGAGGCGAGAAGTATCGCCTCATTAGCATTAGCCGATCCGAAAGTATCGATTAGCGCGACGAATCTGCCAACGGATAACTGGGATTTTGATCAAGAAGCTATGACACAGCTAAAAGTGGGGGTCAGCCAAATGCTACCTCGCGGTGATGTGTTAAAAATTAAAAGTGCTCAGTTAACAACCGAAGCAGAAAAATTCCCGTTACTAAACGCTAATCGTAATGCGCAAGTCGAAAAACAAGTGACGCAACTATGGTTAGACGCTTATCTCGCTCAAAAAACCATTCGTTTGATTAATGACGATAAAGGGCTGTTTGAGCAAATGGTTGACATTGCTAAAGCCAGTTATTCAACGGCTGTGGGTAAGACGAGACAACAAGACGTTATTCGCGCTCAACTAGAGCTACTGCGTCTAGATGATCGTCTCGTTACTGAACAGCAAAAACTTGAAACGGCCAAGGCAGGTTTATCGGAGTGGTTTTATCAATCAAACCAAGAAAACTCGAGCTTTTATTTTCAAGATGCCATTAGCAACTTTAGTGTCGACAATACATTGCCACACCTGTCATTGAGCAATGGGCAATGGTTAAAAAATAACACACCGAGCAAAAGTGAATTGGCGCAACTACTTGTTAATCATCCTGTCGTGTTAGCGGTTGATGTTAAACAAAAGGTCGCTAAACAGGGCGTTGAACTTGCCCAGCAGCAATACCAACCGCAATTTGGTGTAAACGCAAGTTACGCTTATCGTGACAATGCGCCAAATGGCACAGATCGCTCTGACTTTTTCTCGGTCGGGGTAACATTTGATTTGCCGTTATTTACAAAGAACAAGCAAGACAAAGTTGTCAGTGCATCAATGGCTGACGCTGAGGCAATAAATACAGAAAAGCTCTTACTGGTGAGAAACATGATTGCCGAGGTAGAAAAAGAACTCCGTAATCTAAATCGTTTATCACAAAGGCAAACACTGTATAAAAGCCAGTTGATTAAGCAAACCCACGAGCAAGCAGAAGCGGCCTTAACCGCATACACCAATGACGATGGTGACTTTGCTGAGGTGGTAAGAGCGCGAATTGCGCAACTTAATACCACAATAGCAAAAGTTAACATTGATGTTGACGCGTTAAAAACCGTCTCTCGTTTAAATTATTTTCTCATCCCATCAACGAATAATCACCTAGCATCTTCTTCGGAGTTATCAGATGTCAAATAA
- a CDS encoding tetratricopeptide repeat protein — MIKKLLISILFCISFIAVAVPADIDFQALNHQIAQNPEQAFYELQSQLDAGVALQEKVKLFVVLSELAYYVDQPEHILHYVKEAIASGLLNELWYARALVSKARGHYQRRENKLFLITAQTAYEKAKQSRAPTIETAALIELIFANMSLGRDNQRETNLKLAHKYLSYLPSGFEKAILLQRYSTILRDLGRYSEAIKLIKDTIEMFRHLQSPHFTSISYYNLGRIEERQENFKAAISAMQLSYRWALKDKNYLNQAFSLSRMAEYQEKLQLLKDAKQSLELAKESAIRAQSSRVQLLTYKNIAEFTCRNEMNGACFQHLKSAIEHAKKSDLNKDKVELERYLASIYAKEGQYQKAYETLVSSIE, encoded by the coding sequence ATGATTAAAAAGCTTTTAATTAGCATTTTGTTCTGCATCAGCTTTATTGCCGTAGCAGTACCTGCGGATATTGATTTCCAAGCATTAAACCACCAGATTGCTCAAAACCCTGAGCAGGCTTTTTATGAATTACAAAGCCAGCTTGATGCTGGCGTGGCGTTACAAGAAAAAGTTAAATTGTTCGTTGTCTTATCTGAATTGGCTTATTACGTAGATCAGCCCGAGCATATACTACATTATGTAAAAGAGGCCATCGCTTCCGGTTTATTGAATGAGTTATGGTATGCAAGAGCACTGGTGAGTAAAGCGCGAGGCCATTATCAAAGAAGAGAAAACAAGCTCTTTCTCATTACTGCTCAAACCGCCTATGAAAAAGCAAAGCAAAGTCGCGCACCTACTATTGAAACGGCAGCGTTAATAGAGTTGATATTTGCCAATATGTCATTAGGCCGCGATAATCAAAGGGAAACTAACTTAAAACTGGCCCATAAATATCTATCATATTTACCGAGTGGCTTTGAAAAAGCGATCCTATTACAGCGTTATTCGACCATCTTGAGAGATTTAGGTCGTTATTCCGAAGCAATTAAGCTCATTAAAGACACCATCGAGATGTTTCGGCACTTGCAAAGCCCACACTTTACGTCTATCAGCTATTACAACCTAGGACGTATAGAAGAGCGACAAGAAAACTTCAAAGCAGCAATTAGTGCAATGCAGCTTTCTTACCGATGGGCGTTGAAAGATAAAAACTATCTAAACCAAGCTTTTTCGTTATCAAGAATGGCCGAATATCAAGAAAAACTACAGTTGTTAAAGGACGCTAAACAATCACTTGAGCTTGCAAAGGAAAGTGCGATAAGGGCGCAATCATCAAGAGTACAGCTACTGACCTATAAGAATATTGCTGAATTTACCTGTAGAAATGAAATGAATGGTGCCTGTTTTCAGCATTTAAAAAGTGCAATTGAACATGCAAAAAAAAGCGATCTTAACAAAGATAAAGTTGAGTTGGAAAGGTACTTAGCTAGTATCTATGCAAAAGAAGGACAGTATCAAAAGGCATATGAAACACTGGTCTCGAGTATTGAATAG
- a CDS encoding DUF411 domain-containing protein codes for MNLKTLIIIAVLFAPTYLFASNEQPTPSSSQVNQATELLVFKTPTCGCCKKWISHLEQEQIITHAKDYQDITSIKQKFNITPNYRSCHTAITQSGFAFEGHVPAKFIKKFLSEAHSDAIGLSVPAMPVGSPGMEVGDKFMPYKILILYPDGSSKVYAQINSYEEQF; via the coding sequence ATGAACTTAAAAACTTTAATTATCATCGCTGTGCTATTTGCACCTACGTATCTATTTGCAAGTAACGAACAGCCGACTCCATCATCTAGCCAAGTAAATCAAGCAACAGAGCTGTTGGTTTTTAAAACGCCAACGTGTGGTTGTTGTAAAAAATGGATCAGCCATTTAGAGCAAGAGCAGATCATTACTCATGCGAAAGATTATCAAGACATCACTAGCATCAAGCAAAAATTCAACATTACGCCTAATTACCGCTCATGCCACACAGCCATTACTCAAAGTGGGTTTGCTTTTGAAGGTCATGTACCCGCTAAATTTATCAAAAAATTCTTAAGTGAGGCGCATTCAGATGCCATTGGCTTGTCTGTACCAGCAATGCCGGTCGGCTCTCCTGGCATGGAAGTTGGTGACAAATTTATGCCATATAAAATTTTGATTTTATATCCTGACGGTAGCAGCAAAGTGTATGCGCAAATAAATAGCTATGAGGAGCAGTTTTAA
- a CDS encoding efflux RND transporter periplasmic adaptor subunit — protein sequence MSNNHKTIIALVIGAAIGAGTLTLLQPKMSDSVMASDSGEKKPLYWVAPMDSNYRRDKAGKSPMGMDLVPVYEESSGADDFGPGAVTISPHVVNNLGVKTAQVEVAPLSKVISTVGYVQYDEDKLLHIHPRVEGWIEQLFVKAEGNPVEQGQALYTLYSPQLVNAQEELLIAIKRKNNTLIKAAKERLAALQLSTKFINQLVKTQQVKQSITFYAPQSGVLDGLKVREGFYVKPGNTLMSIGQLEQVWVEAEVFERDAAQVKAGLPVTMTLDYLPGKSWQGKVDYVYPSLNAQNRTLRVRLKFDNKDFELKPNMFTHVEIETQTRHDSILVPKEAVIRTGKQDRVVLVLGEGQFKSIAVKIGGVEQGNVEILEGLSEGDSIVTSAQFLIDSESSKNSDFKRMSHNDEPTSVWMEGEINSVMFGHNMVNISHGPAKEWDWPEMTMDFIVADSVDINELQAGQTLHFEVTKTDNGYQMTGIHIMSEMNMPEPEVPSATVNGVINEIATDTRVVNVSREAIEKWQRPAATMDFIADEGIDLNTFSPGDKVTFTFEVHDDLIIKTLAQQTEAASADHSNHH from the coding sequence ATGTCAAATAACCATAAAACAATCATCGCTTTAGTTATAGGTGCAGCAATTGGCGCAGGCACTTTAACGTTATTGCAACCCAAGATGTCTGATAGTGTAATGGCTAGCGACTCAGGTGAGAAAAAACCACTTTATTGGGTCGCACCGATGGACTCAAATTACCGTCGAGACAAAGCTGGAAAATCACCGATGGGCATGGACTTAGTGCCTGTGTATGAAGAAAGCAGCGGTGCTGATGACTTTGGCCCCGGCGCGGTGACGATCTCACCACATGTTGTTAATAATTTAGGCGTTAAAACAGCTCAAGTTGAAGTCGCGCCACTTAGTAAAGTGATTTCAACGGTTGGTTATGTGCAATATGACGAAGATAAGCTCCTGCATATTCACCCGAGAGTTGAAGGTTGGATTGAGCAGTTATTTGTTAAGGCAGAAGGCAACCCGGTTGAACAAGGTCAAGCGCTTTATACTCTATATTCTCCGCAATTAGTGAACGCACAAGAAGAACTGTTAATTGCAATTAAACGCAAAAATAACACGCTAATTAAAGCCGCTAAAGAGCGACTAGCGGCGCTTCAGCTGTCAACAAAGTTTATCAATCAATTAGTGAAAACTCAGCAAGTAAAACAAAGCATTACTTTTTACGCGCCACAATCCGGTGTGCTTGACGGCTTAAAAGTGCGCGAAGGTTTTTATGTCAAGCCGGGGAATACCTTAATGAGCATTGGTCAGTTAGAGCAAGTTTGGGTTGAAGCTGAAGTGTTTGAGCGTGATGCTGCGCAAGTTAAAGCGGGATTGCCGGTAACCATGACACTAGATTATCTACCGGGTAAATCTTGGCAAGGTAAAGTTGATTATGTTTACCCTAGCTTAAATGCACAAAATAGAACATTACGCGTGCGTTTGAAGTTTGATAATAAAGATTTTGAATTAAAACCGAATATGTTTACTCATGTGGAAATAGAAACCCAAACCCGTCATGACTCGATACTTGTACCCAAAGAAGCGGTCATTCGCACCGGTAAACAAGACCGTGTTGTCTTGGTGTTAGGTGAAGGTCAATTTAAGTCGATTGCAGTTAAAATAGGCGGTGTTGAACAAGGTAATGTTGAGATACTGGAAGGACTAAGTGAAGGAGACAGTATTGTTACCTCCGCACAATTCTTGATTGACTCTGAGTCTAGCAAAAACTCTGACTTTAAACGCATGAGCCATAATGATGAACCTACCTCAGTTTGGATGGAAGGTGAAATCAACAGTGTCATGTTCGGGCATAACATGGTCAATATTAGCCATGGGCCAGCAAAAGAGTGGGATTGGCCTGAAATGACAATGGATTTTATCGTTGCAGACAGCGTTGATATTAATGAATTACAAGCTGGGCAGACGTTACATTTTGAAGTGACAAAAACAGACAATGGTTATCAAATGACTGGTATCCATATTATGTCTGAAATGAATATGCCTGAGCCTGAAGTACCTTCAGCAACCGTCAATGGCGTCATCAATGAAATCGCCACTGATACGCGTGTAGTTAATGTCAGTCGCGAAGCAATAGAAAAGTGGCAACGTCCTGCGGCAACAATGGACTTTATCGCTGATGAAGGGATTGATTTAAATACATTTAGCCCTGGTGATAAGGTGACTTTTACGTTTGAAGTGCATGATGATTTAATCATCAAGACGTTAGCACAGCAAACAGAAGCTGCTAGCGCAGATCACAGTAACCATCATTAA